A genomic segment from Amyelois transitella isolate CPQ chromosome 15, ilAmyTran1.1, whole genome shotgun sequence encodes:
- the LOC106135722 gene encoding HMG box transcription factor BBX, with product MHEQDGDGEPAHHARRPMNAFLIFCKRHRSVVRDKYPNLENRSITKILGEWWANLDKEDKACYTGLAKQYKDAFLSANPDFKWYKLPAPPLRTLSSRPREPTEKPNEFPNIAYHETELEKTNNNSTKVDLNKKPNEVVPEDDQKRLSMFTPGKLADEAHMGGLSSLLATKTETQTPNPYYSPPNFKYNAISTSNDYRSQSILETSKTKGLSREENIRELQNALTETSKIFEEEFDDGTGKVHRYGHGVSNDQFTNQDVIDQIVDKRYSKDDDNYMKNWSDDEKNSRAGRSCKGKRYQEFMAVGGLIVNKRQKRDHYDKMPDEEYNASCSWESNNSHGEESAVAEEPVQDSSVNDTSNENEIKHETPDTSEPDNNTNKTFKAADFDLDAKIRALPSLSLEKFQQKKRENKRKKKSAGLKSKNVEPVDRIINAVPRSFLDDRREMVESWREHVIGSQKRKPRKVSITRLDFNSMAASMEMKESHKISPEIKLATEAPCTVLQSMELCKQPPHSHVDLLALATLAEVAANKSKIEESSMIDTMTAKASEENASMV from the exons CGTCGTGCGCGACAAGTATCCTAACCTCGAAAATAG gtCCATTACCAAAATTCTTGGAGAATGGTGGGCTAACTTGGACAAAGAAGACAAAGCTTGCTATACAGGTCTTGCTAAACAG TACAAAGACGCCTTCCTCAGTGCCAACCCCGACTTCAAATGGTACAAGTTACCCGCACCGCCTCTCCGTACACTTTCCTCCCGACCAAGAGAACCGACTGAAAAACCAAACGAGTTCCCCAATATCGCCTACCATGAAACAGAACTCGAAAAAACCAACAACAATTCCACTAAAGTTGACCTCAATAAAAAGCCAAATGAAGTCGTGCCCGAAGACGATCAGAAACGATTGTCAATGTTCACGCCTGGCAAACTGGCAGATGAAGCCCATATGGGGGGCTTAAGTAGCCTCCTGGCAACGAAGACTGAAACTCAAACTCCAAATCCATACTATTCACCTCCAAACTTTAAATACAATGCGATCTCAACCTCAAACGACTACAGATCTCAAAGCATATTGGAGACGTCCAAAACAAAAGGTCTTTCCAGAGAGGAAAATATACGGGAACTACAAAATGCTCTTACTGAAACCAGTAAGATATTTGAAGAAGAGTTTGATGATGGAACTGGTAAAGTACATAGGTATGGACATGGTGTTTCAAATGATCAATTCACCAATCAAGATGTGATAGACCAAATAGTTGATAAGAGATACTCTAAGGATGATGATAATTACATGAAAAACTGGTCAGACGACGAGAAGAATTCGAGAGCTGGCAGGTCATGTAAGGGAAAAAGGTACCAAGAGTTCATGGCTGTTGGGGGACTGATAGTTAATAAGAGGCAGAAACGAGACCACTATGATAAAATGCCAGACGAGGAATATAACGCATCTTGTAGTTGGGAATCCAACAATTCACATGGCGAAGAATCTGCGGTGGCCGAAGAACCTGTGCAAGACAGTTCAGTGAACGACACGTCGAatgaaaacgaaataaaacacGAGACACCAGACACATCCGAACCAGACAAtaacacaaacaaaacattCAAGGCTGCCGACTTCGATTTAGATGCTAAAATTAGAGCCTTACCGTCTCTCAGTCTAGAAAAATTCCAACAGAAGAAGAGAGAAAATAAACGCAAAAAGAAATCAGCTGGTCTGAAATCTAAGAATGTCGAGCCAGTGGACCGAATTATAAATGCAGTCCCTAGATCGTTTTTGGATGATAGGCGAGAAATGGTAGAAAGCTGGCGGGAGCACGTGATCGGTAGTCAGAAACGAAAACCGAGGAAAGTGAGCATCACTAGGCTCGATTTTAACAGTATGGCGGCTAGCATGGAAATGAAAGAATCGCATAAAATAAGCCCCGAAATCAAATTAGCTACCGAAGCGCCTTGCACCGTTCTTCAGAGTATGGAGTTATGTAAACAGCCGCCACACAGTCACGTAGATTTACTGGCTCTGGCGACTTTAGCCGAAGTGGCTGCGAACAAGTCCAAAATAGAGGAGTCCTCGATGATCGACACGATGACCGCCAAAGCGAGCGAAGAAAACGCTTCCATGGTATGA
- the LOC106135723 gene encoding chymotrypsin-1 has translation MVNKVVLTLAVFLVGCFAIPTPEWDQSIFYEHVDPEARIVGGSEAPEGAHPHMVALSNGVLIRSFVCGGSLISTRTVLTAAHCIAAVFSWGELSSSLRGTVGTNRWNQGGQSYAFARNVTHQNYVSSTIKNDIGILITSTNVVLSPTVGIISLTFNEVGGGIAARAAGWGRIRAGGALSTLLLQLDVRTISGQQCVDDVRQASIDFNVSAPPVEPHIELCVVHSVNHGMCNGDSGSALVRLDLGLQIGIVSWGFPCARGAPDMFVRVSAYQNWVLANAI, from the exons ATGGTGAATAAAGTGGTATTGACGTTGGCGGTGTTCCTTGTAGGATGCTTTG CCATTCCAACTCCCGAATGGGATCAGTCCATATTCTATGAGCATGTAGACCCCGAGGCTCGCATCGTGGGTGGCAGCGAGGCCCCAGAAGGCGCCCATCCTCACATGGTGGCTCTCTCTAATGGCGTGCTGATCAGGAGTTTTGTGTGCGGTGGCTCTCTGATATCCACGCGTACGGTGCTCACGGCTGCTCATTGTATTGCTGCTGTGTTCAGCTGGGGCGAATTGAGCAG CTCCCTCCGTGGTACAGTTGGCACCAACCGCTGGAACCAAGGCGGCCAGTCCTACGCTTTCGCTCGCAACGTCACTCATCAAAATTACGTGTCAAGTACGATCAAGAACGACATCGGTATACTCATCACCTCTACAAATGTAGTCCTGTCTCCGACTGTTGGAATTATTTCCCTCACTTTCAACGAAGTCGGTGGTGGCATCGCAGCCAGGGCCGCTGGTTGGGGTAGAATTAGG GCTGGCGGTGCCCTGTCGACCCTGCTTCTCCAGTTGGACGTGCGAACTATCAGCGGCCAGCAGTGCGTAGACGACGTCAGACAAGCCTCCATAGACTTTAACGTCAGTGCGCCCCCTGTGGAGCCCCACATCGAACTGTGTGTGGTACATTCCGTCAACCATGGCATGTGCAAC ggCGATTCAGGCAGCGCTCTGGTCCGCTTAGATTTGGGGCTCCAGATTGGTATAGTTTCCTGGGGATTCCCCTGCGCTCGGGGCGCCCCCGACATGTTTGTCAGAGTTAGCGCTTACCAAAACTGGGTCTTGGCGAATGCCATCTAA